The genomic DNA AGCTTATGGCAGCTTTCTCGACGACGAGATATGCATCGTTAGCAATGCATGGATAATTGGGATTGCGGATGCTTTAACCGCTATTATCGGTGGTTTTGCCGTTTTCGGTGCCCTAGGTCATAAGGCCCTTATAGATGGTGTTCATGTAGCAGATGTTGTCCGTTCGGGTCCGGGTCTCACATTTGTTACATATCCCGAGATCATCAATGGCCTGCCTTTCCCCCAACTTTTTGGTCTTTTATTCTTCACAATGCTCGGTTTATTAGCGATAGATTCTGCCTTCAGCCTCGTAGAGGGTGCTTCCGCAGGGCTTCAGGATAAATTTGGTTGGACTCATAAGAAGGCTAATTTAACGGTCGGTTGCCTAGGTTTCCTCTTGGGAGTGCCCTATATATTCGGTGCTGGCATTCATTGGCTCGACATAGTCGATCATTTTATGAATCATTTCGGTCTGACTCTTGTTGTCCTTGGTGAATGTTTTATTATCGGCTGGTATTTCAAAGCAAAAAACATGAGGACTTTTTTAAACACCCACTCACGAACGAAAATAAACCGCCTTTGGGATTTCGCTATTAAGTTCATTTTACCGATTTTTATTCTTGTTATGATAGGTTTCGAATTGAAAGACAGGATAGCCGAACCTTATGGCGACTTCTGCCTACGCAGTCAAGAGATTATTTTTGGTTGGTCTATTCTAGTGTTGGTTATAATAGTAAGCATAATAATCGCTAGCATCAGGGGATCCGATGACTATGAAAGACGCGTTAACGCTATACGACAGAAGAAACGCACAAAGAAATAACTATGACTGCAAACGAAAAACAAATTCGAGCATGGAAATGCGGTGAATTCGGGCTCATAGATCGAATACGAGTTCGTTTTCCAAACATAGACCTTACAGACGATTGCGCTTTGCTCGAGATTGCACCCTCAAAAAAAATGCTTGTCTCGACCGACACTTCTGTTAGAGGTATCCATTTTCCACAAAATCCCGAATTTATGGAGTCAGCGGGATTTAAAGCATTTGCTGGTGCTGTCTCGGATATTAACGCCTCCGCTGGCAAGGTAATAGGAGCGCTTTTGGCGCTTAACCTTCCGGAATCATTAACTTTGGCTGAATTCGATAGTTTTATCGATGGCATAAAATCTTTTTCAAACAGGTTCAATATCCCTATCTTGGGCGGCAATATAAGTGGTTCAACCGAATTCTCTGCGACGTTCACCGCGTTTGGAGAATGCGATAGATGTGTAACACGTAACGGAGCAAGACCTGGCGATGTTTTATTTGTTATTGGTGAACTGGGTGGTCCAGAAGCTGGAAGAATTATCGTCATGGGTGAAGCAGAAACAACATCACCGCACTCAGAAATCATGAAAAACCGGTTTCTAAGACCAGAACCACCTCTCGGCCTTGGAGAGTATCTCTCCAAAATTGGTGCCACAGCGATGATAGATATATCAGACGGCCTCCTCGCCGATGCCGAACATATCGCTTCGGAGAGTCGAGTCGCATTTTCAATCGACTTGGCAAGTCTCCCACTTTTTCCTGGTGTTGAGGATGTTGCTTCACAAAAAGGTATTCCCCCATATAAGATAGCCGTCGCTAGCGGCGAAGAATATACGCTACTTTTTACACTACCGACATCCTCATTTGACATGCTTAATGCCATCCCATATAAATTCAGCCAAATCGGCCATGTTTCCGAAGGCAAGGGAATACAAACATTTTTATATGGACAGGAAATTGACATAAAAAAAACCGGTTGGCGTCATTTCTAACGCCAACCGGTTTTATTGATTTAAAATCCATAAACTAGATTGCTATTAAGATTAATGGCGCAATCCGCCTTTTTGTCATTCCCGATATGACTTAGGAACTACATATTATCTAACTAAAATTTAATCTGTGAATTATTATCTCTTGGCTTATGAGTCTAAACTAAGAAACTCAGGCTAATTCGTTTTTTAAAAATCTACAGAGACCAAAAGCGAGAACTTTCTGATGGAAGCAATATTCCTATCTACCT from bacterium includes the following:
- a CDS encoding sodium-dependent transporter yields the protein MQKRDVWSSRTTFVLAAIGSAIGLGNIWRFPYICYANGGGAFLIAYVVCLFVAGIPLLMLEFGIGKRMNNAAPGSFMTIRGGFEWFGWFAVGIGFIITTYYSGILSYCINYFVYSFNTSWGNDPSGFFFDNILGITKEPWSIGKLQIPLFIGLLLAWVWIIASIWKGTKTVGKVVWFTVLGPWLLLILFVIRGVTLDGAVDGIRYYLTPVWIKLLEPRVWLAAISQVFFSLTVGFGVMIAYGSFLDDEICIVSNAWIIGIADALTAIIGGFAVFGALGHKALIDGVHVADVVRSGPGLTFVTYPEIINGLPFPQLFGLLFFTMLGLLAIDSAFSLVEGASAGLQDKFGWTHKKANLTVGCLGFLLGVPYIFGAGIHWLDIVDHFMNHFGLTLVVLGECFIIGWYFKAKNMRTFLNTHSRTKINRLWDFAIKFILPIFILVMIGFELKDRIAEPYGDFCLRSQEIIFGWSILVLVIIVSIIIASIRGSDDYERRVNAIRQKKRTKK
- the thiL gene encoding thiamine-phosphate kinase; amino-acid sequence: MTANEKQIRAWKCGEFGLIDRIRVRFPNIDLTDDCALLEIAPSKKMLVSTDTSVRGIHFPQNPEFMESAGFKAFAGAVSDINASAGKVIGALLALNLPESLTLAEFDSFIDGIKSFSNRFNIPILGGNISGSTEFSATFTAFGECDRCVTRNGARPGDVLFVIGELGGPEAGRIIVMGEAETTSPHSEIMKNRFLRPEPPLGLGEYLSKIGATAMIDISDGLLADAEHIASESRVAFSIDLASLPLFPGVEDVASQKGIPPYKIAVASGEEYTLLFTLPTSSFDMLNAIPYKFSQIGHVSEGKGIQTFLYGQEIDIKKTGWRHF